A segment of the Macrobrachium nipponense isolate FS-2020 chromosome 1, ASM1510439v2, whole genome shotgun sequence genome:
TGCAGACTGTCTAGTCAGTTCGGTTATAATGAggaaattaataaatgtaaaagctGATTATGTTGTTGTCCTTCCTTGTAATGAAAACCTTTCTACTGTATTTTTACAACTCTCAGTTTTATAATACCTGACCCTCTGATTCCTAAagcatctgttttatttttagtgtttatGGGATCTTCATAAGAAAGACAATGAAATAAGACTTGGTTCTTGTACGAATAACACTAGGGAAAATCATGATTACTGGGCATATATAGTTCATCTTTGCTTGACTCACCATACATGGGATAAACTTCGCACCCAGTTCATTTGACCTTTGAGAAGTTCAGATCGCATTTTAAACATTAATTACGACGTGCTTCAGATGACCAACTGTGACCTTGTACCCAACTTGAACTCAACTTGAACTTATGGAGGATGTTACTCTTCCATTAGGATTCAGTTTGGGTATTGCTGTCACAACTTAcatacttatgagagagagagagaaaaattcatCCACTGACAAACTTCAGAGAAAATCGCTGGATAGGATGAATGAAGGAACAGGAAACGGTTATAGGTTTGATAAAGAATACGAGAGTAGCTGGCAGGAAAAAAAAGGCAGCGTCAAAAATTTTAGTCATTTTGTTCATATAAAAATCAATTCAGAGTGAAATTAAAACCAgcaataaaacgaaaatatacaTTTCTTCACTTTGCTCTTACTGTGTGGAAAACGTCTTGGCTAATTTTCTGAGTACCATACGAGTAAACTGTTCTGCAGTTCCGCTCAGTAATCGGGCTGCTCATGGTTTCCATGGTTACTTGTCTTTTGTATCTGTTTTGGGGAAAGTCATCATTTTCAGCCTGATGGATAAATCAGTCTAAATAATCTGCTGACTTAACCAATTGTGAAACAAAATCCCCTTAAAATAAGTTACGCCAAGCATGCCAAATTCAAATCCAACTTGGTCTTCTCGcacaactagagagagagagagagagagagagagagagagagagagacagagagagagaaagcatcacGGGTATTCCCTGCTCACAATATTCCCTGGTTTTACTTTCACAAATGCAAGATAGCCTGTTGCTTTTGAGATTTATGCTTTCGTCAGTTATTAAACGTTAtaagaaaaacatgttttttgtcATCGTTAAATAGAATCCCCAAATCCCACACGAAATCCTCCATAAACAAAGGAGTTTGCGAGGCAATAAGTAAAGTGCGAACGTTTTACCACAAACTTTTACTGGCAAAAAATATATGCTCGTTGGCAACGTAGCCTCTTCGTGCACAATCTAAACAGGTATGAGCGGCTGGCCGGTTGTAGCTGTATAAAAGATGCTTCAGTCCGGATGGGAACCAGACTTCACCTACCATCAGAGGAAGAAATCTCGAGAAACCACGCTACTTCATCATGATCGGTCTTCGTTCACAGGTAAGATTGACTAGGTGTTTGGGGTGACATTATCAAATTATGTGCACACGAAGGCCCTGTACAATTGCgacatattctattctatatccTATTATATTTTCTCTGTTCTTGAATTTGCGTACGACCCTAAGACAACTTAAATTTAGTTCCACTCACAAACATTAGAAAGTACTTCCTCGTCTTACTTACTGGTCAGCAACATTAGCGCGATCACTGATACTCAACTTACCTCCTTTATGTGAGAGAAATACGAAAAGTCAAAACATACTTATAACGATGAAACCAAGAATTGCCAGCCATCGTTAGCACAAGAGTCCTCTAAACATCCAAGGGCCGGAGGGCTGGGATTAATTACAGCCTCATAATATAGAGAGataaagactatatttcagagactgctgtcgccctcttcaggtagatgaatgagaaaagttacagaaaaggtggtatttataccaagaggtccatccacaggtaagccaatttaggtcactcccgctgataatcttcctttaatcttcttaagcgttggttgaatgaaaaccttgttgatgaTATTTGAGTcacatgctccctttgagatattcattacctgcctctctttaatcaaggccgattccatcatttgactcttgtaccggcagttgctgctataaattatatgagacaaattccagtttattctatggatatgttcatttatatggttgaaaataggtgagttctgttgtccatacctaactgaccgtttatgctgtattaatctgtagggaagtgattttcctgtaaatccgatataagattggtcacagtccaggcatgggatttcataaacgcctgtgtccttgggtgatgtcttttgttggacgttaatcagggaattggctaaggtgttttggtaagtaaatgcaaaagggttagattttccgagggtctgggtcaccgtcttaatcctgtccaggtgtggaatttttattttattgttaggtgtgtctctggtcttgtcttgagggggtcggtagaaaattacgtttgctttgtggaattgctttctcatttatACAGTCAAGATACCTTAAAGAAGAaggctgcttacgaattagttcaaattctttttccaggaaatctggggaacaaattcgtaaggctcttaagaataggttgctggctacgcctatcttgataggaatgtcgtgatagctgaagtggtgaatgtatgaaagtgaaaacgttggttttctgtatatggtaaatttgtattctgacatgtctcttattattaaaaaatcaagaaaaggaattttgttgtctgtttcccattcaactttaaatttgatgctgggcactaatgcgtttaattttgaaaagaatgaattaaaattgccccacctattatcccaaaatgttataatatcagctacatatctcatccacagcatgtatttgggttttattgcatttattactgtagtttcaaagtattccatgtacaaatAGGTTAAAACCCATActgcacccgaatttttgcttatagaatgattcctcgAATGAatatacgttattagatacacataattcaactaactttattattttgtcaagcgccaatgggaaattatctgaatagggggataatttttccctcaaaaactgaacaacgtcctgtactggtactttcgTGAACAGGGAAtcaacgtcaaggcttaaaagttttatgttgtgaagtggtatatgtgcttctctgaatttgtgacaaaaaccttccgaatgtttaatgtgactgggagaaaaagtgcctaaaatagggaaaggaggccagctaaccattcagaaattttgtaattgaaagctccggcacatgaaacgatgggtctgaatggaaggttgtctatgcgagttttgggaaggccataaaaatagggtagtttaggattaatttctttaaatttctctttttgctctttttgtcttgatcaattaatcttattttccgaaaaaattctgtggggacgttttggaggggatttttcgccAGTTTGTCGTGAGTGTTTGTGtggctataataatatatatatatatatatatatatatatatatatatatatatatatatatatatatatatatatatatataaatatgtgtgtgtatgtgtgtgtatatatatatatatatatcatatatatatatatatatatatatatatatatatatatatatatatatatatacatatacatgtgtggtATGCAGCAAATTCTACCTGATAATGAAAAAGATAGATTTACctcattatgtaaataaaatttcctcCGCCGTCAGGTTGCTCTCCTAGTGGCCATCATGGCTCTGCTCTTCTGCGTCTCCGCCCTCCCTAGCGGAGGAGTTAGACACGGGTAAGGCCACTTTCGTTTGATGATTTTGGTTTCGATGTAACTctcttatattttctctcttccatataTTATCACATttatttccttgtaaaaaaatatcctaatccttatctatttttgtttgtttacatattttcattcgctaatttattgtttctgtagctttacataatttttctattgttttctaTCTGAAAGATTTGGAGGTCAGTTTGGAGGTCACGGTTTGGGAGGCGGCTTCAGCAACAGACCAATTGGTCATGGAGGCTTCGGTCACGGAGGCTTCGGCCATGGAGGCTTCGGCCATGGAGGCTTCGGCCATGGAGGCTTCAGCCAAGGAGGTTTCGGCCAAGGAGGTTTCGGCCATGGAGGTTTCGGCCATGGAGGTTTCGGCCACAGGCCTTATGGATACGGAAAATAGAGATCTTCATTCCAAACCGACAATGCAAAAGGTTTAATTGTCGACGAAACTTACAAAAgatacaaagaagaggaggaaaaacctGGAACTCTGGAACGCTGGAACTACGTCTGACGTATAGCAGCCATTCCGGAGAAAGAGTCCAAAATCActgctttgaaaatattttttacgggTTATAGTGTGAGAtggtttttgtaataaaattttgtTATACACTCGCACTGTTCATCAGATTCCCAAGTGAATATAAAAACTGATAGTCCTCATCATAGGCAGGCTAATCATCGGTGAGATAAGCACAGGGATATGGACGGGCATGGCACATCACATGGTTTCTTTATTCACTTGCGAAGTTCcaagacaaagtcccatcttcaggctaaacgcagaaaataaatattacattcatACCAAACACGTTTtcaaaaggaaacaaataaaacacttctaagtaaaattacaaaataaaaatctcaaGGAATAAGGAAAAGTCCTTGCTCAAGTATTGTCCTGCTGGTCCGTGTCAGGACAGTGGAAAAGTCAAGAGAAGGCAAAGGATGCCGTCACGTGGTTTTATGCTaaatacaaaggtactgaggtggAATGGTTGTTTAGTGAGGGCACCAGTTTCTTAACTGCTAAACTTCCAAGAGCCCGGAGGTGGTGTTTATATGATGATGTCATTATGACCTTCAAGTTATTATAATTTTCTGGCGTGATTCCTGACATTGGGTTGTTCTGGGCTGGAGAATTATTTGCTGCTCGTTCCGTAACTTACACCTGTATAAGCATCATAACTCACCTTGAGCAACCGGCTCGTACTTCCTACGCAGATCTGCTGATTACATCAGCAGCCATTGAATAAACATACTACACTAGATTGCATCAAGAAGAGCAACTTCTCTTCGTGTTTAGGGAGCCACCGATAGTTCAAGGATTCACTCAAGTGAATCTGGCATCAACTAAATGCGCTGCACCAGTTGgatgaaaaaaagttattaaaagtttTCTCAATATATTTAAAAAGTAGACCCGATGGATAATAGTTGGTattaaaaaatccctcaagaaatttgATCTCATCATGGTATAATTTTCAACTGaatgttaggtttatagccctgtggatGAGTGCagataaaacatttactttaaaattataaaagcaaaagtgttaaaatttaggccaaagatgGTAAAAGCACTAGACCGTGGGTAAAAGTA
Coding sequences within it:
- the LOC135219480 gene encoding keratin, type II cytoskeletal 1-like, whose product is MIGLRSQVALLVAIMALLFCVSALPSGGVRHGFGGQFGGHGLGGGFSNRPIGHGGFGHGGFGHGGFGHGGFGHGGFSQGGFGQGGFGHGGFGHGGFGHRPYGYGK